TTACAGCTGATGCTGAAGCACCGAACCTCCCGCCCGGCGATGTCCCTCaacccgagcgcgtccaccagctgcggtatcccccgcgcccccggcaGGTCGCTCTTGTTGCCCAGCACCAAGAGCGGGATCCCCGCGAGTCCCTCCGACGCCAGCGTCTCCCTcagcgcgtcccgcgcctccatcgccccggccgcgtccgccgaaTCGATCACCCACACGATgacgtgcgcgtcctcgcAGTGCCGCTCCCAGAGCGCCCGGAACCGCGCCGACCCGCCCATGTCCACGCATCGCaaccgcagcctcctccgccgaaCGACGCTCGTCTCGAACCCGACGgtgggcctcggcgcgtcgccgtcgtcgccggcgccgcacgCGAGGACCCGGGCGAACGAGGTCTTGCCCGCGTTCTGCAGCCCGATGAGCGCCAGATCCAGCTCCGGGCCGAACACCAGGCACCTCCACCACTCCGCGAAGTCCTTCCACCCCATCCGACCCCGGC
The genomic region above belongs to Micromonas commoda chromosome 4, complete sequence and contains:
- a CDS encoding predicted protein produces the protein MGWKDFAEWWRCLVFGPELDLALIGLQNAGKTSFARVLACGAGDDGDAPRPTVGFETSVVRRRRLRLRCVDMGGSARFRALWERHCEDAHVIVWVIDSADAAGAMEARDALRETLASEGLAGIPLLVLGNKSDLPGARGIPQLVDALGLRDIAGREVRCFSISCKLGTNVDAVLRWLTKHARKRRQRRA